The DNA window AGTGTTGAGAGTCATCATCCAAACTGAGGTGTCAGGTCACAAACAATGCGCCCAGAGCATGTAGCATTTTAATGTAAATTAGTTGTTACcacacagtttttgtgttgctcTTCTCCATTTATACATTACATGTGATGAGCTTCAGATTACAGTACAAACAATCCTTGAATTTTATCGTTTTTACCTACGCTAAGGCATTTATGTTCATATAGCCACTGGATATATCCGTATATCCAGTTTAACAAACTGTGGTTGGCTCATTAATTAGTTATGTATCCACGAGGTGAAGGTAGAATCCACCTCACCTCCTCAAGCTTGTTTCTCAAAATCTGAGGTTGAAGAGTTTTAAACACGctagaaaaataagaaaagataaACCGCATGTTGCCACCAGGCTTGTCCAAAAAAAATAAGTCTAGTGTTACCCTGTTATCCAAACTATAAAGGCTCCAGTGCATGCTGGACTTGTGGTGTCAGAAAGGGAAAGAGTAGCCTCTGCATTGTCTTCATGATATGGGAAGTGGGGGTAAATGGTCTGTAGTTGTTGATCACGGTCAGCTGCCTTGCCTTGAGCACTGGCACAGGACGGTTGGAACTCTTCTGAACTAAGGTTGAAGATGATGTGCAGAGGCGCTGCCATCTGAGATACAGTCTTTAAATAGCCTGGGACTTACCCCAGCTGCTTTCCTAGAGTGcagcctcctcctctctgctttcaCCTCATTCACTGTAAAGAACAGCTGAGGAGAAGCTGGTGTAGAAGGTGCTGCAGCTGTAGTGTGCTTAGTGAGGATGGTGCTGGAGATGCTGGACCGGCAGAAGTTGCAGAGTGCCAAGTTCAAACCAGTTATAAAACAGGTTAAACTCATATGCTATGTCCTGGAGGCTGGCTACCCTTCCTCTTGAAGCCAGTCATGGTGTTCATTCTCCCACACATATCTTTGATGTTGCTGCATGGTAGTTTCCCCTCCAGCTTCCTGTTATTGTCTCCCTTTACCTGTTAAAACCGCCTCTCAGGTTGTGCTTCCTTTTTGTGGTTTAGTAGGCACTTGACACTGCTAGTAATTGAAGATTTGCAGCAAACAGTTCTTACTTGCACAGCAACATCCCTGCAGAGGTTTATGTAGTCAGTTCTCTTTAACATTCTCTATATGTACATattggaaaaaacaacaacaacactgagACGGTGTAGCTGAAGTCTAAGATTGCGACTCACGCGGATTACTTTGTAGACATGGTGACATTATTTGACATTTTGACCACATTTAATATGATCATCAGCTTCTGTAACATTAGATAACTGACAGAAATTAGGAAAAGCATAATATGCTTTTCCTAACCTCCAAGCTTTTCCTAAAAAACTTGGAGGTGCTTAAATTTTTAGTTGACATTAAATACAGTTCGACCCACTTCCACTCTACACTAACAGGTTCACTTAGCTGTCTCAGGAGAGATGCAGAAAAAGTGAGCCAATAGCTAAATACTTGCAGCTACAGGAAGCAAGTGGATTTACAGGAAAATATGGTCTCAATTTTGTGAGCCATCAGCACTTACAGCACCACTTGAAAGAGATGAGTCCTAGCAAACTTTATTTGTTATTGGCCCGCCTCTATTTTCTCTACTCACTATCCATCCTTTCTCTCTACAGCCTGGAAAACCTGCTAAGTGTATTCAGCCAGAATGGATTCATTCATAATTAAAGATATTGATGAATTATTCTGGTTTGTCCGCAAGGGTAATGGAAGGAGCtgtaaagtagaaaaaaaatcagctggtCCTAGATATCTATCTTCTTTTCCAGACGAGGTTCACAGGCTGCGTGAGGAGTTGAGAGAGAGGGATAGACAAAGGGAGGAATCGAGGAGAGGACAAAGCCCAGGAGCAGAGAGAAGGATGGAGCAGTGGAGAAGGGAAGTTGGACGTGAGCTGAACAGTCTAAGGGGACACATCACCCGAGCCACGTCGCTAGGcaacctggaggagaggtgCATTAGGGGTGGAGCTGGGGGAGGTGACTGGAGACTGAAATGATGATAGGTCCAACCCTAAATTgacattaaaatgtttacatCTCTTAATAAGAGATGGCTATTACAGAGTTGTGTGAGTGTCATTTACTTTCTCTTTTTCCCAGTTTTAGCTCAAAGCTCCGCCGAGAGGAGCTGGAACAGCTGCGCAGAGAATTGGACCAACTAAAAACACGGCTAAgttagtcacacacacacattccttgCATTCATTCAGCGAGACTGCACATGTCCTTTTCCACTGTTGGTCTACAAAGGAAAAGCAAGAACCATCTTGCTTGGAACATCTGCTCTTTCTTTTACCCTTGAcagggaggcaggaggaggacaTGTTTCTCCAGCAGGCACAGGCCAGGGAGACCAGGAGACTGTACGAACACAGCTGCAAGGTACACATTGTAACTCACAGCCAGTGTTTTCTTGTGGGTTTGTGGTTTTGATTCTTTCAGATGCTTAATCTTTCTCTGTGTGATTTATTCAGACTCTGGAGGAGCTGACAGACAGCTACAGAATTCACAACACTGATCTGACAAAGACAGTCTTACAGTATTCTCACACGCAGCAAGAGGTTCGCCAGATCAGGTATATGTGTGACCACGTATAGCCTGTGTGtatctagtttttttttttcttgtcttgtaTTACATATGTTACTGTAAATCACTTACACCAGATCAACTGTGTCAGAACTGAAGGATGAGGTCAGAAGTCTCGTTCTCCGAGGATGTGAACCAACATCACCTCTGCCTTCAGCCCACACATCAAGTAAGTGCCAtcctttctgtttctgttgaaCACAGATGCACAGCATAATAAAccatgtttgggttttttttgctgtttgatTTAGGGGCATCACCACTCCCACTCTCTCACAGCCATAAGAGAGTGGTTAAAGTTGAAGAGGCAGACTCTGACTCAGAAGACCTTAGCCCGACCCCGAGCCTGGCGGAGATCAGCTCAGATGATCTCTCGTGGCTGGAAGACCCTGGTAAGAATTTATCTTTTTGGAATGAAAAATGCACTCAAGCCCGGTGGCCTAGTGCACCTACAGTCACAGCAATACCGCATGATAGTATTTTTGCAAATCAACCTTTGGTGCAAATACAGCACCAAAGACATGTTCTGACAGTTAAACCACCTGTCACATCAACATAAAACGTTACACAGGAAAGCAGATGTGCACGACCTGATGGCGGTTTTAACAAGATGAGACTAGTCATTCCCTCTCCTGCCACTCCCCCACACATCTGGCTCAACCTTCAGTCTTATTCATCCCAGTAGGTGTGACTCAGTGCAGAGAGTACACTACAGTCTTTGCCAATTTAGCTTACAGTGAAATAAGCCCTGTTCAGACATGACTCCTTTCCATTGATCTGACAGCATATCTAAATCATGTGATCTGTTGAAGTCAGAGCTGCAGTCTTACTGGTTTGGACCTTGTTTTGGTATAATTGTCAATACAAGTCTGAACTGCACACAGTCATATCAACAGATAATCACTGACAATGCACTTGACTGTGCATCTTTGTGAGTTGCCCACCTCACTGGCCTAAACACCAGTTTTTTATGTAGCATGCGTAATGCAGTTTTTGTCAGCAACTCTGTTTCTAATtcacaaatacatttatatatggTGTATTTTCCCCAAAGAGAagtcccccccccacacacacacacacacgcagacacacacaaaaattcaCAAATATGGTTGAACTATatatttgcttaattttttgTATATATGGCAAATATTGCTTTCTCTGTTGCTGTGGTGTGTATGTCTGCTCTGAAGCGATAAGGGATATTACATAAATATAGCCTATACCTGAAAGACTTCGTAAATACACTTTAATAGGCAGCAATAAATGACCCCAATTCCCAAAAAATTGGGACACTGTGTGAAAatgtgggggaaaaaactgaatgcaatgatttgcaaatcttatAAACCCATGTTTTATTCACAGTAAAACATGGAAAACATCAAATGGTTAAACTAAGAAAATGtagcattttaagaaaaaaaagggtcattttgaatttgatggcatcGTGTCTCCTCTGCTTTTACTAACAGTCTataaacatctgggaactgaggagagGAATGTTGCCTCGTTCTTGTCTGATAATAGTCCAGGCtcttctttgttgtatttttcatgATGCTCCAAACCTGTATATACCTTTGAGTATTGATGTTGCATAGTGCCAGTGGCATAGACAGTAATGCACCAGTCAGAGATGCAACATGAGCACTGATAACAAGTGAGATGGTCCTGGCATCCATCCTTTCccaaaagaattttaaatttgGATTTATAGAATAATTTTCTATAAATCTATAATTTTCCAttttgcctcagtccattttcAATGAGCTTTGGCCCAGAGAATAGGGTAGTGTTTCTAGATCATGTTCACATGATATGGTTTCTTCTCTTTGACCTGTTTTTATGGATGGCATGGGGAAGTTCATGACAGTATCATGGCCCATTTTAATTCAGTGCCAGCTGAGAGCCCATAGATCATGGACTTTCAGTATTAATTTTCTGCCTTTTTCCttgcgcacagagatttctctaTATTCTGTGAATCAGTTGATAATATTatgtactgtagatgatgagGCAGTCTTTGATATTTTACATTGAGGAATATTAAATTGTTTCATAATTTGTAGACacagttttttgggttttttgccgATCTTTACTCCTGAGAAACTGACTGTCTAAGATGCtcttttatataataataatactgacctgttgccagttaacctaactaGTTATAAAATATACCtctaatttcttttttagtCCATACATCCCCCCCCCTTTTTCCTGCCCGTGTCCCAACATTTTTCACATGTATTTCtaccatcaaattcaaaattagcTAATATTTTTAACGGAAAATatcaacattttaaacatgtgatatgttttttatgttctattgtaaatatgggtttatgagatttgtaaATCATTGATCTCTTTTACTTTACATATAACACAGTGTgacaacttttttggaattgaAGTTGGACCATGCCTGAAAAGTACTTAAAGTAATAGATTGACATGTCAGGAAATAAAATATGCTTTTAGGTTTCTATCCAAGAGTTAAAAGAAAACCTTAATACCACTACAGTGTCTGTCCTGGAGAATATCCTTGTTCTTCTACTCTCAAAGGATAACTGTAGGATAACTGTAAGCATGTTAATGTCAAAGGAAAAATGTGTTACTTGGATACAGCAATGCTTGTGGTCACCTCATTAAGTCTTTTTGCTAAGTTAACCATATCCTTTTGTAACTTCATCTTACATGAACTATGACCAGTGAAGAGTTGcacaaaaaagaagacagaGTAGTTTTAAAAAGTGACATGATTAAACAAAAACCTTGAAATtagatataaaatatacatgagTATATAATTTGCTGGTGATAGTGAGTGTAGCATGTCACTGTCAGCAGGATGGTGTCCTTCTGTGTTCTTCCGTCTGTagaaaaaacactaaagcttTCATTTCCTCTCCAACGGTCTCTGCAAAGCCGGTCATTTCTCTGGGAAATTTAGTactctgtgtgcctgtgtgagcTCATGCACTGCTCGCCCTGAGACTTACTGTAACAGAGGGTTGACGTTCCCGGAAGAGATTACCATCACTGCTCTAAATGTTTCCCAGAGTGATTTGGGACCACGAAGCCAGGATAATTTGACGATTGTATCCGCACACACTTGCACACGCACTCATGCCAGTGCATAGTTGTTAAGGGAAAACATTTGAATCTTTTCCAACCCAATCCCAGATGGTACCACAGCAATGAGGTACTCGCGTACACAAAATTAACCGCTCTTCTTTGCTCCTTATGCCTGCCAGCTCTTCATCAGAAGCCCAGAGCACGTCTGAGTATTCAGTCCAGGCGGAGTGACTTTGCTGGTCCTGGATCAGATGTGGATGGTGATGACAACGATGataatgatggtgatgatgatctTGAAGATGATGTGAATGCAGATTTGGGATCTGACCTAAGTCTTGATGAGCTTTGACCTTTATGTGTTGTGAGTTTTTTGGAAAAGGTGAAGGCTGAGGAAGCATTCAGCAACAAAAAGACAGCAGACAGCGTTTTTGCTTCGTCATTGCCGAGCGTGAtgagaaattaaatgaggtGCATAAAATGTGAGATAAAACTTGATAAATTCAAAAATGAGTATTGACTGTACATAAAGGAAAACAAGTAATTAGATCATTTTACCTATTGCTGTTACAGAGCTGCTTGGATATGATGATTTTTTCTGGGGGGGAGCTTTATTTGAATGCAGTTTAACAGTTTTTGTGAGAGTGCCAGAAGTGTTGGACTAAGGACAGATCACTAAGTGTGAGgctatttaatttatttttatttttttttaaactggtctCATTTGAATCGCCCTCTCtccttcttgtttgtttgtttaaagtactcatcatcaaagcatttttttctccaCTCAGTCTATTTAGTGTTATCAGGTACAGTTTAGGATTGTAAAATCTTCTGTTCCCATATGCGCAGACTGATAGGATGCTGGGAACCACTTGAGGTGACAGTCAGTTGTTTAAATAGTTCTTTGTATGACCTTTGATATAAAACCTTTTTTCTCTCCCATTATTGTGGAGCTTTGTGTCAGTATAGAAGCACATTTGTAAGGTGCATTATTTTGCAGTGTGAGGCACTAAAAGAATACGTTTTAATTGTTGCCACACCCTCTGCCCGCATGTTGCGCGCTACTGGCAGAAAATTATGGGTCCTACTGGAGTTAAGGATAGAACTGCTGCAATTGGTCTGCTAAACCACAAAGTTTGGCTTTAGGCatgacaaaattaaaaatagttATGTTTAGGTTTGTTATGATTACAGATTGTTGGGGTTGGGTGAAACTTTGATGTGGTTAAGGTTTGGGCTGGACTCGCATCTTTGCCCATAGCGACAGTGGGATGCATAATGAGACATAACTAATCACTTGGATTTGAAGAGCACACCACTGGTTTGCAAGCTTAGAGCCCCGTGATATACTCAGATTGAGTTAAGTTGGTATTTTATAACTGGGACTTGGATCACTTTATAGACAGATCAGGTGAGAAGAGCTGCAATCCCTCTTGCGTTTAAAGTTCTGGTGAATGTCATGACTCTGTATCAAAAGCAACTGTAAGTCTTCTCTGTGAAACTGTAATGGATATTTAATGGATTTTTCGTCTTGCCATAATGCACTCTTCAGTCCAGAAGGAATCTGATGAGGGATGGGATTTTGGTTCCTGGTAATGTAACTGAAGTGAGGTAGGAGTGAAGTGAGATAAGATAAATAGGAATCAAAAGCCAATACCATTATCAAGGCGCCGGTGCCCGTCAGTCTCCACTTCGATCTCCATATACCCACAACTCAGCGAGGCAGTTGAAGGTCCCTTTATTGCTACAGTGTCTGACATGAATCACACTGCGCCAGGCTACGTGTCAAGCTGTTAAATATTTCAGCTTCCAGACACCCCCCATCAAGGATCCCAGACCACAGTGCAGAGCTGCAGGCAGCTGACAGCCAGGTTAGGTATTCAGTGGGGTGCATGCATTCAGGCTTCAACAGTACTGACCACATACACATTGTCCACCTCACTAACAAGACAGATTGTCTTATTAGTCTGTAGTGAGCAATACAATACCTTCTAAAAAACCAGAGCAGAGCGTATTTTTCACAATCCACTGTAACACTATCTTTGTATAGCTGTTAATTTTGTTGTGTAAGACATTTAATGAAGAAAAGACTCATCTATTTGTTATTGTGTCCACATAATGGCTGATGAATCAGACCCTTTTACTGCCATTTTATGGTGTTTGCCAAGTATTGTGCGGTTAGGCTGCAGTAAAGCAGAGCACTGATTCATTTATTCAAGATCtgtaaaagaaatgttttacGTTTTGTCTCCAAAAATAAAAGTCTGTTTTAAAAGAAGAGACTCGTTTTCCATTGTGATTTCTTTGGTGCTGAAGCGAAAAGTTGGAACAACACAGCCAAAAATGCTAATTAGGGAAATGCAGGGGATGGTTTCAAAATATCTTTAATCATAAATCACCAACAGTCCAATAATTCACATCTGGCAGCAAAGCCTCAGGAAAAGCATTTGGCATTCGTTTTGCATGTACAGAAACAGACAATACAGGACTTAAAAATGATGACTGAATTATACATTAGATCTTTTTAAATGGTTATAGCATAACCATTACTCTCACCAAATAAAGGAATGAGTTTTGGAGGATTGATGAGAATTAGAAGTGTAGAATTTATGCCAAAGACCACTGAATCTTTTATGGCCTGACAcaaattttctttcattttccttttctgtggcacaaatacTAAACTACAAACACAGCTGTAGCTCAAACTTATCATCATGATTTAAACCAGAATTTAACTTGTATCAGTggacaaggtttttttttctaaataaagagtagttaaaatgtgttttatgtcattGTGGGCGATTCAGTTGTCTTGTATGTCACATTTCCACCCATTATATATTTTCCCCACGTGTTTTATATCCGTATTCTTTTACTTGATGCAGATCAGTAGTATTTACAATAcacaggaaaatgaaaaatattgtgTGGAAAGGCCACTAACGCACATCAGTCTACATTGTATGAAAGAGTGCCTTACGGTGAACATGCCTGAGGCTTATCTTCAAACACAGACGACTCATAGCAGCCACCTGGCCCTCAGAGCGTGTGTTTAAATGGTTACTGGGAATGCCTACTTAATCTGGAAATTAGTTTTTGTGGAATATGAAAACAATATACATTAAAAGCTGTTCGTGTACTGTGTAAGGCACTCTCTCCTGGACTTAAAACACTGCACATATCAAAATCAGGCAAAAAAGCCAGCAAGACCATTaaggtaacaaaaaaaagaagttaaataaAACCTCCCATGCCTCTTtaacacacttgcacacacaaaCGTTCACCCAGCTATGCTGCCTATGTACACAAAAACCTTATCTTTAATACACAGAAAAttcttttacttattttttttaatctccacTCCTAAAAAAAGTAAAGTGCAACCTTGTTAACACTATAATCaggtggtttgttttgtttatttcttctcTTTAGCTTGCTGGCCTTTATTTCTGCCAGACTTTAACTGGTAAAGCAACATTAAACCAGTGAGCCAGTAGGAGAGGCTCAGTCGATGGCCATGTCAGATGATCTTCTGCTTTGAAA is part of the Pelmatolapia mariae isolate MD_Pm_ZW linkage group LG23, Pm_UMD_F_2, whole genome shotgun sequence genome and encodes:
- the LOC134620301 gene encoding centrosomal protein of 128 kDa → MNWDNQLSSILSVADGSVAKMRERLTPTGKFFKGGEDLFPVRERGCDSDSDPPALPPRAPLLRQTSPTFSPGVQWADLASVQSQLQIQSQAIDSLTQRLHDLEREKHSQQCHIQVLQDEVHRLREELRERDRQREESRRGQSPGAERRMEQWRREVGRELNSLRGHITRATSLGNLEESFSSKLRREELEQLRRELDQLKTRLRRQEEDMFLQQAQARETRRLYEHSCKTLEELTDSYRIHNTDLTKTVLQYSHTQQEVRQIRSTVSELKDEVRSLVLRGCEPTSPLPSAHTSRASPLPLSHSHKRVVKVEEADSDSEDLSPTPSLAEISSDDLSWLEDPALHQKPRARLSIQSRRSDFAGPGSDVDGDDNDDNDGDDDLEDDVNADLGSDLSLDEL